The Magnolia sinica isolate HGM2019 chromosome 11, MsV1, whole genome shotgun sequence DNA window tagtcttctatacttccCGGTGGATGCCGATGCAATAACAATAATTGGTTTTGGAAGTTTTTTCAAATTCTGTCTCCTCTAAAATCATAAGTGGAACATGAGACGTCTAACCTAAACTTCCAGTGTTAACTCGATCATCCTGCAATGCAATGTGATTATGCCCGAGTTAGCGTAACCATACTTCAATCCATGGAAAAGTCTATTATAATTAAAGTGTCAAAATAAAAACTTGATTGGCAGAAGGATAACCTGGATGACACTATTTTAGGATACTTATAAGCCTAACATATTCGTAATGTGGGAGATCCGTAAAGGGACAAAATGCATAGGTAATCGCCTGTTATAAATGACCCATCTTGCAAGCGATCTTAAGGGATCATACAACATCAAGAGCTACCTTTCCAATCCAAGTAGGTTAATATTGTAAAGCCACAACTAGTACATGGCTCTAACCACAAAAAATCCAGATTTGTAGACATAATCGATATATAAATGCCAATCACGGCGTGAAAGGGTTGCAATTTGATACCCTATAAATTTGAAAAAAGCACAAGGATAAATCGCAACATTTTCCCCAACCCTCTGGAGATACTTGAGTTATTCCTCAACCAAATGAACTTTTTGACAATGACAACCAGGTTGGAATAGACCCGACTGTGTCTACATCTAACCCAaaaggtggggtgtccactcactttggCATTCGGTTGTCGCAACCTTTATCAAGGGACACTCTATAAACtgttgttgaaaccttcatagggtcaACTGtgaggcttattttccatctaacatgttcatgaggtcacccatacttagatgaaggtaaaacacaaacatcagcttgatcagagccttttgtggccctaagaagttttcaatggtagcatCAATTCTTACtctttcatgtgatgtggtccacttgagctttggatctgccttgtttgTAGGTTCCTATCTtagaatgatcttaaaaaaaatggttgaatgatgtggatctaagaaatacatcattgtgaggcccacataaaTTTCACACGTCAAAAAATTCCATTACTTGCGGAGAGAGAAGAAAACCGAAAGTGTTGGCATAGGAATTTcggtggccccatcatgatgtatgtattagattcACACCGGCCATACATTTTTAATaactttagggcatgagaccaaataagaggtagatctaaggctcaagtgggccacactgtaggaaactGGTGGGAATTGGACTCCTACTAGCatatttaaggctcaagtgggccacactgttggaaAAAGTGGGAATTGGACACCTACccatgaaaacttcttggggccacagaaggctTTGATAAGATGACGTTTGTATTTTCTCATCTATGtgttttcatccaggtctgtgtgaccttatgaaggggTTAGATTTGTTGTACCATTTTCCTGAGTGTTCTTGCGAAGCTCGATTGAAAATGATATGTGTTATAGCAATGGAAAGATATTGCAGGCTAAAGATATCCAAGGATACTTGGAGTGTTTTTTACGGAATTACAATTGACATGATGACAAGATAGAGAGTAATTGGGAggaattcaaaagcaaaccaaACGGTCAACCAAGCGGCCGATGGCCATTCATGAGGTCGTTTAAGCAGCTCATATTTATCCAAGTGGCCTACCAATTGCTCGATAGCCATCCAGGAGGTTGAGCAAGTGGCGATATTCATTCGGTAGGTCAAGCAAGCAGACGATATTCATTCAGGAGGTCGATCAAGTATATGATAGTCATCCATGAGTTTGATCAAGCGATCAATAGTCATTCAGGAGATCGATCAAATGGTCGAGTGGAATGCAGTCAAGTCAGTAAGGAGGCTTGAAGCAGTTATTAGGATAGGTGGCAAGGAAGTCTCCAGAAGATCGTGTAGTGCTAAACAGTTATAACAATTATTAAAACGTGAGAAGCATCCAGAAAGCCAAGTAATGGTGAACAGTTATAATAACCGTTAGAATGTGGGAAGGATTTAGATGGTCAGATTAAGGTTATAAATTGTAAAAGAATGGGGTAGGAAGAtgttgtctcataccaacccaaacaaagTAAATCTATtgatctttcaattatcctttcaatttatcagtcaatttacattccataatgTAATCCTATACTTTTTTGTAAAGTAAGTTACATTTCCTAGTGCAATCTTTTACTTTTTGGCCTGCTGTTTACATTTTGTAGTGTAGTCCATAGTGATAACCAAGTAACTGGTAATCTctagttgtaatttgagtcgaaGCTGGTACACGAGATTCAATTCATCAATCAGAAATGTATTTTGTAGTTGTTCTCCGCAACCGATTGTAAgaatctttttttcatttttattttatatatattaaaaagtcctttcatacgaaAAGAAAtagtgtaacccatcatcaaaagacAAACCCTATCTTTTAAATATTACCAGATCCAATTTTACGCGTTAAGTGAGTGGCCGAATAGGTGACTAATCTCACCAGATCTCGGTTATACACTACGTGTCTACCTATCTTGATGCTTATGATCATTATTGTTCGGTTTAAATTGAAGCCACAATTTCAATTCTAGTACACCCTCATCACAGACTTCAGGCCAATTAGTTTATGCAACTGTATCATGAAAATTCTGTCCAAGATAATGGCTTCTAGATTGGCTCGCATCCTTCCTCTCATCTCCTCAGAGCAAGGGGCCTTCGTCAAAGGGCATCTGATTTCAGATAATATCTCAATTGCCCGCGAAATGATTCATGAGATTGATTGCCAAGTTTTCGGAGGAAGCTTCATCATCAAGCTAGATATGGAAAAGGCTTACGGCCGATTGGAATGGGATTTCATAGTTCAAGTCCTACAGAACTTCGGCTTCCACCAGCAATGGATTGAGCAGCTAGAACGCTACTGGAAAGATGTATGGTTCTCCATCCTTATTAACGGACGGAGTTTTGGTTTCTTCAAGGCTAGCAAAGGCATTAGACAAGGCGACCCTCTCTCCCCATTCATTTTTATCCTAGCAGTGGAAGCCTTCAGCAGGGGCATCTCAAAACTCTTCTCCTCTGGGATCTGCCAACCGTATAGCCTGCCCAAACACTGTCCGACTATTTCCCACCTTTTTTTGCTGATGATGCGATCCTTTTTCTCAATGGTAGGTCCAACAATGTACGGAAACTTTTAGCTTTCATTTGAGATTATGAGGCGTGCTCGGGCCAGAAAGTTAATCATTCCAAGACTGTCTTCATTACCCCAACCAGAACATCCAGTCTTAAGGCTCAACGTATGACTAACCTCATTGGATTCAAGCAAGGCTTTCTTCCTACTACCTACCTGGGTGTCCCCCCCTCAAAAGGTAAAATCAAGAATGTCATGCTTCAGCCGCTCATCCTCAAGATTACGTCCAAAATTGAGGGTTAGATGAAAAAATTTCTTAATCAAGCAGCCAAATTGACCCTCCTCAACCACGTCTTAACTAGCATGCCTATCCATCTGCTTTCAGCCGTTAACATCCCCCAGTCAGTCATCACCTCCCTCAACCGAGCTTTTGCCAATTTCTTCTGGGGGAAGACTAAGGATGGTCCCAAAAAACATTGGATTAAATGGTCGAATCTTTACACCCCTATCCAAGAAGGAGGCCTGGGGATCAAGAAGATTGAAGAAGTCATGCTTGCGGCCAGAATAAAAACGTGATGGAACCTTCTCGAGAACAAATCCCTATGGTCATCTTTCTTTGCAGCAAAGTTTTTCTGGAGCTTGATCTTTCATGGTGGTGTTGTTCGGTCGGCAACCTCACCAACCTAGAACGAGATCCTCAAGGCCTTGCCTACAGCTCTGTGCCACTCTAGAAGGCTAGTAGGGGAAAGGAAGATCAGTGTTTGGCTTCACAATTGGTCCGGCAGAGGCCTCCTCGGAGCAGCTAGCATGAGACGGATCCCTCCCGCTCTTCTATCTGAATCTCTCAGCGATTTCCTCGTTTGCAACGGCTGATGGAACTTTTCTTCTCTCCAATACTACATTGCTCCTTCCGCAATGCATTGCATCGCTGGCTCCCAGGTATCCTTGTCAAACCGCCCCGATCATCTAATCTGGGACTTAACCACCTCTGGTAAGTTCTCTCTTAAATCAGCATGGAACCTCACCAGATCCCAACGCCCTCACCTTCCCTAGACTAACTGGCTATGGCACAGCCTCCTTCCGCCAAAAATTTCTATCTTTGCCTAGAAATCAGTCCTGAAAGTAGTCCCGGTAGACCAAGCTCTCTAGAGATTCGGCGTTAACCTGGCCTCTAGGTGTGAATGCTGCAGAAGCCAAGTTCAACCCCCCTGGCTCATCACTCGGGCCCTCGGTTCAGCGGCTCCGAGGAAACATTAGATCACCTCCTCTGCCATGGTGTCACGGCAGTGCAAGCTTGGGCCTACTTCCACAGTCTCTTTCACATTCCGTTCACCCTAAACCAACCCCTCTGCTCCCTTATGCATTAGTGGTTCTCAGCAGCTTGTAACCACTCATGCATCCCCATGTTGGTAGGACTCCTCCCTCCCTTGCTTATTTGAGCCTGGGAAGAGAAAAACTCATAGGTTTGTGATTCACTACCGCGCCACGCCAGTGCATTGGCCGGAAAGTTTGCTTCTCGAAACATATTTACAACTCTAACATGGCCGAAATCCATGAGGGATTTTATCCTGCTAAGCCAAAAATGTCATTTCCATCCCAGCTTCACCTCCCCATTGAGAGAATCTGCCACCAATTTTGAATCCGATTATAAGATTACCTTGGCCAAACCCATACAAGAGGAGGTGGAGGCATTTGTTGTGATTATCATAATCACAAAATAATTTTTCTGCTTTTCACCAATCCAACCGATTTGTTCCAATGCAATCGCAGATGCAAATGCAATTCTAGATGACGTGAGGCAATTTATGGCTCTTGGCGTCCCCAATGTAATTGTCGAATCAGATTCAAAGATGGGTAGTGGAATGCCTGAAAGATCTCAGATGGATCTTGGGTTGCATGGAGGGAATCCATGCCAAGCGGAACTCCCTGAACCTTCGCTTCGAGCACATCTTCCGGGAAGCCAATGCCGTGGTGGATGCCTTAGCTAGGCTGGCCAGTGAGGGGTGCCCAGACAAAACCTACTTGCATTCATCGGATCTCCCTAGGATGTAGGTGCCCGCATGCCCACGGGGCAGAATTTCACACCATCATGCAGGTGTTTCAGTTTTAGgccttttcttgttcttttccttgttttcaggggctttagtgcactttgttttattttttcgTCTTTTGTTATTGTTGACATTACTTACACCCACACAGGAGAAATATTGTATGATCCTCAAGTGAAATAGCTATGATAGGGACTTAGTTGACCTGTTTGGCTTCAATGTGGATAGATCATGCCCTTAAAATCTCCTAGATTAGAAGCTATATCAAATCTTTCATCccttctcttatatatatatatatatatatatatatatatatatatatatatatatatatatatatatatatatatatatacattagactttaagaagctttcaacgttACATGttaaatccccactgctttctgtggtgtggtccacctaagctttggatattcctcattttaggctcatgccctagaataaTCTAGAAAAAAATGTACAGTacggatctaacacataaattatTTTAGGGCCAAAGAAGTTCCACTCGGGAAAAGTTGTTTGGTATCCAATCCATTTGTGAAAGAGACATGGACCAATTAGAAACGACGGGTGAATTTTTCTATGCCCTTAACACAGACGATCCGTGCTCATGAAGTAATTTAAAACAGAAGGTGCAAAACATAACTATATCGAGAACAAGATGTCGTCGTCCATGGAAGAAGATGAACGAACCCAAACTAGAGGAAGTGCATGGCCACCTGCAACTGTGATTGCCAAAGAACCCGATGCGAACCCACACAAAGCGGCAAGCAATCCAAACATGGAGTGGTTGATTTCCATAATAGGCGGAGATGATCCAAAAGCCCGCTCCAAACGTCGGATACAGAAGGTGCCGGCCAGATTTCGCGAGAACAAAAAGAACAAGTATTTTATTCCTCAGGTAGTATCCTTGGGACCTTACCACCATGGCAACTGTCTTTTCAAGACGATGGAGAAGCATAAGATCACGACAGCTAGGCGATTCATCTTGTACAACAAATCAAAGTTGGAGCAAGACACAACATAAGTGATGGGCAATCTCTTCAAGGAGGTTATGAATGTGGTAGCTGAGGCGAGAAAGTTCTACGCTGCTGAGATAATGTCCAAACTAAGGGATGAAGCTTTTGCACGCATGATGTTCTTGGATGGTTGTTTCGTTTTATATTTCATCCAAGGCATGAATAGAGGAAACATCGACTTAGAAATAAGCAATCGTCTCATTCTTCTCATTGTTCGAGACATGTTCTTGCTCGAAAACCATCTTCCATTTTTAGTCCTTGATGCTTTGATGAGCTTGAGATTTGATTCtaataagaaattgaaaggaaagatCGTGAAATTCATCGAATGGGAAGTCCTACTTCCCATGGGATTATCATTCTTTATCCCTCACTGGTGGTTTACTGGAAGAAGAGATGATGACCCGCTTCACCTCCTTGACGCTCTCCGGACCATGTTGCTGGGCTCTCATCCCTCAGATCCGAACAAAAAATACAGGTACAGGCTACATAACTTCGGCTCCATTATGGAACTCAAGGAAGTTGGGATTAGGTTCGAGAAGAGCGACAGTGGATATTTGACAGACATCCGTTTTAAGGAATACTTCTTCTTCCCACGGCTGTTGCTTCCATCAATCGTCATCAACGGTGTCACCATATCTCAGCTGCTGAACTTGACTTCCTTCGAGATGTGCTCCGATATTCATTCAGGTTGTGGTGTTACATCCTACATTTGCTTTCTGGATTCTCTCATCAATCATGGTGCAGATGTGAAGGAGCTTCGATCCAAGGGCATACTCCACCACGCCCTTGGCAGCGATGAAGAGGTAGCACTTCTATTCAACGAGTGGCCGATTGAAGGGATGAATGATCTCTATGTGTACTTCGAGGTCAAGGAACGCATATACTCACATCGTCATTATAATGTGAAGGTATCAATAGCTAGAGTTTTGCACACCTATTTCAAGAGCCCATGGACTGCCATCTCCTTTGTTGCTGCAGTTCTCCTTCTCCTCTTCACCGCCATTCAGACGGGCTTTGCCGCATTCCCTCGACGTTAAGGATGCATTTTGCCTGTGACCATTTCATAATTCTACTTTTCTAGTAAGGATTTCTTTCAAAAATGGTGAAATGAGCCTCCTTCTATGTTACACTGTGAAAGAAGAGATGTTCCTTCCATGATTTTCTTTGTAATGTATCTGCATCCATATTTGTGACGTATTTGGATGGAATTTTAATCCTTCTATTGTATATAATATTTACTTTTTCAATCATGCATTGGGCGGATTTTTACCGAGAGTTCATTCTAGTCATGAGTCCGGATAATATATATCCAATTATTGTAGTGTGATTGTTCCACATCAAGATATCTTAGGTATCACAGTAATGTATGAGTTTTACGCCGTCCATTTAATTTTCCAGATAAGTTCAAGCGTGAGCCcatgaatgaggtagatccaaggctcatgtggaccatacggTGGGGATTAAACGCCCAGTGAAGTAtaggtttcatccacactgtccatctattttttcagatcattttagggcattagcctaaaaataaggcactcaaagctcaagtggactatacaatgggcattgaacacccaccaataAAACCTTCCTAAAttggcattcaattcccattgtgtggtccacttagagcgTTAGATCTGCACCGCTTGCCAAAACTTTGAAGGCGGCCGGATTGGGTGAGACCgtgaccatgggtcccaccttgaagtatttgttctatatccactccgtacatctgtgtttcccactcattttagggcaggtgcctaaaaatgaagctaattcaATTCTCACGTCCGTCCTCATCACACGAAACAATGTTAATTCAATATCCACCATTAataacttcctatggcccacctaatatttatTTGCCGTTCAAGATGTTGATAAGGTTAATTAtgcatacctagatgaagggaaaatgcaaatatagtTTGATTGAAATTTACTGTGGCCAACAAGAAGGatttaatggcaggcattcaatcaccatagattattatggtgtggtccagctaagaatttaatctaccttattttttgttccatgctctaaaataatctttcaaaatggatgaacgatatgaatatacaacacatacatctaggtgagccccacagtcacggCCCCTTCCCTGGCCTCAATGAATGGGCGTTGGAAAATTTTCATGGCAAAGGGAGCGGAGTAGGTGTGTCCCCGGACTCACCCAACACAGTGCGGTCCTGACCGTGCCCTACCTTGATGTGCGTACTGTATATCCACATCGCACATGTATATTTTCATATctttttatagcatgagcccacTTGTGCTCGACGCCACATTGTAGATGGAGTATTGCACTAAATTCGAACTAGTTGGATAATCTTAACGGTCTGATTTTACTCACGGGGTTAGGATAGCTGAATATTTCAACTCTCCATTACAACCCAGTCAGGATACTCAATGTGATCTTTAAGTACGCTGTTCAAATGGGCCGTAAgagttggatggtctggattcacGTGCACGTGTTACATGTGTACGGTGATACCAAACCGGAAGCAAATTGgttggtgtactacacaccattGAATCACTACAATAATTTAAACTTTTTGCAATAATTTTTTAGCGATGAGTCTAATTTTATCTccaaaaagttaaatttttacaACGACATTTCAAGTCGTCGCAAAAATAGACTATTTACAATGGTATTTTAAATCGTCGCTAATAGTCAACTTTTTTACGAACGAGCTTCAATTGTCATTGCAAAACTTGTTGCTAATACATCAGCAAGTTCGGTGCATCCCATCACGAAGTATGTGTGATGTCTAGACCGCCCATCCACTTGGTGAGCTAGCCTTCAGGCTTGAgcaaaaaaaataagacagatctaaaattcaagtggacaacactatAAAAAgagtggaggattgaacacctaccattgaaacccttttaggggtcacataaattttggatcaatatgatatatgttttttcttcatccagtctgtgtgaccttatgaacaaattggatggaaattcaacgttatggtgagccccacgaaTGTAGTATATATAggtaagaatcattgtcccaccactatttgtggtgcggtctacttgagccttggaaatttctcattttttgagatcaagatctaaaatgatctggcaaaattaatgaacagtgtagatatgataaatacattgtGGGGCGCACGTAactttcatctctctcttttaACCTTTATCACAGTCATGTATAAAGGGAGAGGATGAGTACATCTTACCCATTTGGCCTAGATGGGGCTTAAAGTTGGCGAGTTCAACCCAACCGACCCATGACCGACcagacattgggttgggctcaggcaggatgtatcgggttcggtcttgagcttgggctatataaacaccaacttgataaaactcgagtcaggcttgggttgaggtctcgggtgcccgacccaactcgaacccgatggatatataagttataaattataatcgaGTGTGaattgtctgtgttgaaggcacggaAATTTCATTAATCCACGCCatttggtccacgtcatttccaatgactcgagctaacaagatatgtcgatttctctctcccaaatagcaTGCTACATAATATGACTTTTAAAGAactagttgtcttatattttagcttgtttatttagaaaaaatgcaTGGTTCCacgataaatatatatatatatatatatatatatatatatataaaataaaattataggtacaaaaataagacatatcttgaaatataataaactaatgaaaTAACAAAAGTATTAGCATGTATCAACCTACCAACTCaaccgagcccacttgggttggacttttccaacctgaggttgggttagggttgaggtatagcaaccttgggttggattgggttagggttgagcaccaacccaacccaaccggcCCGAGCCGTAATCCTGGATATAGCCCGCATGCCAACTATCAATATGGATCGTACAAATTGTGCATCCCATTACCATAAAGATACATACAAAaaattggatggcctggatcgaTGCCACGTGTATGATGATGTGTGCGTGAGACGATGAGATGACCAATACCGTACAACTCACGTGTATCATGTGATTAGAAAAAGCAAGAGATGAGTCTGTGACCACCTGATGGAATCCTGAAAATGGGGGACAgataaaaaaggaaagagagggacAAAAGAGCAAAAGATGATTGAAAGGTTATTGCTTTATTTGTGTGGGAGTGGAATCCTACGCAACACCTGTTTGACGCGGCCCTGGTAAAACACCCAAGTCTTTGGGACCCGCCATGTTGTACatgtaaaatccacaccgtccatcaggttatgTCGTTGACGTTAGGCCTTGTGAAGAAAAATCAGATGGATACACAGCTCAGGAGTTCCTACCATAGCTAACAACTGGGATGGTACGCTAACTATACTTTTGCGTTTGAGGCCACCATGGCGTGTACCTTTCATCAAACctttacatattagaccccaattatcacatgcttttacgtacatgataatgcttaacgttgtattttaatcgtgtttatgatgtaGGGTGTAATCAGGAGCTaggactgaaaaaggatactacaagcatggaattaacgctccgaagtcaccaaagcaaggggacagactccagaggaccaagattgatggatttacatgatagagatccgaggaaatcaagccattcacattgAAGAGGCCCAAAAGTTGTCCAAGattcaagatcacatggttccaatcatccattcggttcaaaacttcatacatggcctgaggaccataaattaaccatacatgctGAAAATCAGCCATCAAATCCCTGTTGAAATGTTCCAAacgacagatcagccccttaattccttaagtggggcccacccggtctctggatatgcctcaacttgGACTCAACGTATTATATGAGgagaaaagatggatggacggatctgATTTCTCAAAAccttcacggtggaccccacctgagatGGTGTGTGTACCATGCACAAGAGTACACAACGTGCACCACACTGCAAGACGAGTCAAACCGACGTTTGACCCAtctcatctttaaaaaaaacgGAAACTCCGTTTCGGCGTGAAATAGAGATCTGCGGATGGTGTAGATGGCCCACCATCTCAGTCAAGATGACTGATCTATACCGTTCATGAGAGTCCCATGACCCATATTACCAAAGCCTAGGTAACGAAATTCCATGAAATAATGAGGATGGATTCCCAGCCGTTCAAACACAGGATGGACGACAGAgcagaaaatcaggtggaccgcatcaaaagcaatccaaaagcatcCTTTTTTGACCTAAATTCCGAGAGGAATccggtgaacggagtggatttgtcaaagaaaaataaaagtgggccccaccatcagatcAGCGTAAGAGACGTTACGTAGGCCGCTGTTTTCACACGTCCGTGAGTTCCAGACGTTCTGGAATCCTGTGGGCCACtatctttgatcagatggatgatccaaaccgtccatcgtgtagatcaTCCAAAAATTTCTCAAGGGACATTGTTTCTTTGAAAAGAAAGATTGGAAAGTGGGAGTATAGGTGCTGTTTTCTTGGCTGCCGAAACAGGTTCTGCGCAAACtgcaaaaattttgaatttcctaAACTACGTGCTGCTGCATAAGGAAAACTTCTGCATGAAGTTTCAGCACCTCCCAGCCAACCTCTCCTGCTGTaatggaaagagaaaaaaaaaagagaaagggcCTCTGGGTGGTGGAcgtgagagaagaaagagaagagagagaaagaaagaaagaagtgaGAGATTGGAAAGAGATGTGCTTCTCAACTATAGTTTTCTTCTTCCCAATTGAATTTCTGTTATATTCCATGGATTTTtgatttcttagctagggctgagattgagcccctaatttgaatgactcttgtttaTGGTTGAATtcatcttgatttgattgatttgtttctttctctagtgtgcttaactgaaattttcgtacttctccattctatgagcttaaccaaagtctagatgtggatgttgtttggattctTATTCTaagtgcttgtgtctgaccatgaacaggtttcctatagaggaagaaataggagtctacatctcttcatgcctgactatggatggaaagatgtgatccttatgctttaagGGATTATACATTCCGTGTGCCTGACCAAGGACATTGAgtatgctttatttatttttatatcaatctaaattagggtgaatcaacaggtgaAACAAGGgtcaggataattaggggtggattcgaaagtcctagtcttctctttgattgaattttccttattgctctcggttatttttcatagatttgtGATAGTTTACTTAATAGTTTACTAAACCATTTGTTAGgttagttaagaagagtcgtaaattttgaattgtggcaaccagtcctcgtgggaacgatctcgtaacacgtaccgtatctacatctgattc harbors:
- the LOC131218205 gene encoding UPF0481 protein At3g47200-like; translated protein: MGNLFKEVMNVVAEARKFYAAEIMSKLRDEAFARMMFLDGCFVLYFIQGMNRGNIDLEISNRLILLIVRDMFLLENHLPFLVLDALMSLRFDSNKKLKGKIVKFIEWEVLLPMGLSFFIPHWWFTGRRDDDPLHLLDALRTMLLGSHPSDPNKKYRYRLHNFGSIMELKEVGIRFEKSDSGYLTDIRFKEYFFFPRLLLPSIVINGVTISQLLNLTSFEMCSDIHSGCGVTSYICFLDSLINHGADVKELRSKGILHHALGSDEEVALLFNEWPIEGMNDLYVYFEVKERIYSHRHYNVKVSIARVLHTYFKSPWTAISFVAAVLLLLFTAIQTGFAAFPRR